One region of Populus trichocarpa isolate Nisqually-1 chromosome 4, P.trichocarpa_v4.1, whole genome shotgun sequence genomic DNA includes:
- the LOC18097995 gene encoding glucomannan 4-beta-mannosyltransferase 2: MGEVSQKIMIPESFQFQVSSYDISGQLKLIWDLIKAPLIVPLLTLGVYISLAMSLMLLMERVYMGIVIILVKLFWKKPEKRYKWEPMQDDIESGNLNFPVILVQIPMFNEKEVYKLSIGAASNLSWPADRLVIQVLDDSTDPAIKQMVELECQRWASKGINIRYQIRENRTGYKAGALKEGLKRSYVKHCEYVCIFDADFQPEPDFLRRAIPFLVHNPDVALVQARWRFVNADECLLTRMQEMSLDYHFTVEQEVGSATHAFFGFNGTAGVWRIAAINDAGGWKDRTTVEDMDLAVRASLRGWKFVYLGDLHVKSELPSTFKAFRFQQHRWSCGPANLFRKMVMEIVRNKRVNFWKKVYVIYSFFFVRKIIAHMVTFCFYCVVLPLTILVPEVKVPIWGAVYIPSVITILNSVGTPRSIHLLFYWILFENVMSLHRTKAALIGLLEAGRVNEWVVTEKLGNTLQKAADARKANTKAPRKFRFKFTDRINTLELGFAAFLFLCGCYDFVNGKNNYFIYLWLQTVTFFITGIGYVGTIIPSS; the protein is encoded by the exons ATGGGTGAAGTTTCACAAAAAATCATGATACCTGAATCATTTCAGTTTCAGGTCTCAAGCTATGACATTTCAGGTCAGCTTAAACTCATTTGGGATCTAATCAAAGCACCATTGATAGTTCCTTTGTTGACACTTGGAGTTTACATTTCCTTAGCCATGTCACTCATGCTCTTAATGGAAAGGGTTTACATGGGTATTGTCATCATCCTCGTTAAGCTCTTTTGGAAGAAACCAGAGAAGCGATACAAATGGGAGCCCATGCAAGATGATATAGAATCTGGCAATCTTAACTTCCCTGTTATTCTTGTTCAAATCCCAATGTTCAACGAAAAAGAG GTTTACAAGCTATCCATTGGTGCAGCCTCTAATCTTTCCTGGCCAGCAGATCGTCTTGTGATCCAAGTCCTAGATGATTCAACCGACCCTGCTATCAAG CAAATGGTAGAGCTAGAGTGTCAAAGATGGGCAAGCAAGGGCATAAACATAAGGTACCAAATCAGGGAGAACAGAACAGGTTACAAGGCTGGTGCTTTAAAGGAAGGTCTAAAGAGAAGCTATGTTAAACACTGCGAGTATGTTTGCATCTTTGATGCTGATTTCCAGCCTGAGCCTGATTTCCTTAGGCGTGCCATTCCATTCTTGGTCCACAATCCTGACGTTGCCCTTGTTCAGGCTCGTTGGAGATTTG TGAATGCAGATGAGTGCTTGTTGACAAGAATGCAAGAAATGTCTTTGGATTACCATTTCACTGTGGAGCAAGAAGTTGGGTCAGCTACTCATGCGTTCTTTGGCTTCaatg GGACTGCTGGAGTATGGAGAATTGCGGCCATTAATGATGCTGGCGGGTGGAAGGACAGAACTACAGTGGAGGACATGGATCTTGCTGTCCGAGCAAGTCTTAGGGGCTGGAAATTTGTGTACCTTGGTGACCTCCAT GTGAAAAGTGAACTTCCCAGTACTTTCAAAGCTTTCCGGTTCCAGCAGCACAGGTGGTCCTGTGGTCCTGCTAACCTGTTCAGGAAAATGGTGATGGAGATTGTTAGAAATAAG AGAGTGAATTTCTGGAAAAAAGTCTATGTGATCTATAGCTTTTTCTTCGTTAGAAAGATCATAGCTCACATGGTGACCTTCTGCTTCTACTGTGTTGTTCTCCCATTAACCATTTTGGTTCCTGAAGTGAAAGTTCCGATCTGGGGAGCTGTTTACATCCCTTCTGTCATTACCATTCTAAATTCAGTAGGAACTCCAAG GTCAATTCACTTACTGTTTTACTGGATCCTTTTCGAGAACGTTATGTCTTTGCACCGGACTAAGGCAGCTCTTATCGGTCTGCTTGAAGCTGGAAGAGTCAATGAGTGGGTTGTCACAGAAAAACTAGGAAATACACTTCAGAAAGCAGCAGATGCAAGGAAAGCAAACACCAAAGCACCCAGAAAATTCCGATTCAAATTCACCGACAG AATCAACACATTGGAGCTGGGATTTGCagcatttcttttcttgtgtgGATGCTATGACTTTGTTAATGGAAAGAACAACTATTTCATTTACCTTTGGCTCCAAACAGTCACCTTCTTCATCACTGGAATTGGATATGTTGGTACTATTATTCCCAGCTCTTAG